The nucleotide window CATCTGCGAGGAAATCGACCGCCTGGAATCGGACGCCGACCACGTGATGCGCGCCGCCATGTCCAAGCTGTTCCGCGACGAACCGGACGTGCGCAACCTGATCAAGATGAAGGCGATCTACGAGATCCTGGAAACCGTGACCGACCGCTGCGAAGACGTGGCCAACATCATCGAAGGCATCATCGTCGAGAACGCGTAAGCGTCCGCACGGGTAAAACAATAACATGCAGACCTTAGAAATCAGCATCTACGCGCTGGGGCTCCTGATCGCCCTGGCGCTGGTTTTCGACTTCATGAACGGCTTCCACGATGCCGCGAACGCGATCGCCACGGTGGTCTCGACCGGCGTGCTGAAGCCGCAGACCGCCGTGGCCATGGCCGCCTTCTTCAACTTCGTGGCGATCTTCGTCGTCGGCCTGCATGTGGCGACGACGATCGGCAAGGGCACCATCGACCCGCACGTGGTGGACCACCACGTGATCTTCGGCGCGCTGGTCGGCGCCATCGTGTGGAACGTGATCACCTGGTACTACGGCATTCCCTCGTCGTCGTCGCACGCGCTGATCGGCGGCCTGGTCGGCGCCGCGGTCGCCAAGGCGGGTACCGGCGCGCTGATCGCCAGCGGCCTGATCAAGACGGTGGTGTTCATCGTCGTGGCGCCGCTGCTGGGCTTCTTCCTCGGCACGCTGATCATGCTGATCGTGTCGTGGGTGTTCGTGAAGTCCACGCCGCGCCGCATCGACACGTGGTTCCGCCGCCTGCAGCTGGCATCCGCCGCCGCCTACAGCCTGGGCCACGGCGGCAACGATGCGCAGAAGACCATGGGCATCATCTGGATGCTGCTGATCGCCTCCGGCCACGTGGCCGCCGATGCGACCGAGCCGCCTACCTGGGTCATCGTGTCCTGCTACGGCATGATCAGCTTCGGCACGCTGTTCGGCGGCTGGCGCATCGTCAAGACGATGGGCCAGAAGATCACCAAGCTGAAACCGGTGGGCGGCTTCTGCGCCGAAACCGGCGGCGCGATCACCCTGCTGATGGCGTCCTTCTGGGGCGTGCCTGTCTCGACCACGCACACCATCACCGGCGCCATCGTCGGTGTCGGCTCGGCGCAGCGCCTGTCGGCGGTGCGCTGGGGCGTGGCCGGCAATATCGTCTGGGCCTGGGTCTTCACGATCCCCGCGTCCGCCTTCGTGGCCGCCATCGGCTGGTGGATCGGCACGCAGATCCTGTAAGCAGGGTAGAAGCAGGGTAAAGCAGACTGATGCGGTAAAGAAAGGGAGCCAAGGCTCCCTTTTTTGTATTCGGCTAGAATGCCGCATGTCTTCCGTTCTCGCTACCCTCTCCAGATTCAAGCCCGACAATTTCACGCTGGTCCTGCTGGTTACCGTCGGTGTCGCCACGCTGCTGCCCTGCACCGGCCAGGTAGCCGTGGTGCTCGGCGACTTCACCACCTTCATCATCGGCCTGCTGTTCTTCCTGCACGGCGCCAAGCTGTCGCGCCAGGCCGTCATCGCCGGCATCACGCACTGGCGCCTGCACCTGCTGGTGCTGTGCAGCACCTTCGTGCTGTTCCCCATCCTCGGCCTGGCGTTCAAGCCGATCGCCCTGCGGGTGCTGACACCCGAGCTGTATGTCGGCCTGCTGTTCCTGTGCATGCTGCCATCCACCGTGCAGTCGTCGATCGCGCTGACCGCGATGGGCCGCGGCAACGTGCCGGCCGCGGTCTGCAGCGCCTCGGCGTCGAACTTCCTCGGCATCTTCATCACGCCGCTGCTGGTGTCCGCCTTTGTCGTGCAGGGCCACGCCGAACGCTCCACCGGCGACGCGGTGCTGGCCATCGTGCTGCAGCTGCTCGTGCCGTTCATGGCAGGCCAGCTGCTGCGCCCCGTGATCGGCCACTGGATCGATCGCCACAAGCCGATGCTGCGCTATGTCGACCAGGGTTCGATCCTGCTGGTGATCTATACAGCGTTCTCGGCGGCGGTCAACGAAGGGCTGTGGCACAAGCTGTCGCCCGAGGTGCTGGTCACGCTGGGCGTGGTTTGCTGCGTGCTGCTGGCGATCGTGCTGGCGCTGACGATGTATGCCAGCCGCAAGCTGGGCTTTTCCCGCGAGGATGAAGTCACGATCGTGTTCTGCGGTTCGAAGAAGAGCCTGGCCTCCGGCGTACCGATGGCCAAGGTGCTGTTCGCCACGTCGTCGGTGGGCATGGTCATCCTGCCGATCATGCTGTTCCACCAGATCCAGCTGATGGTGTGCTCCGTGCTGGCGCAACGCTTCGCGGAACGGACGGCCGACTGATCTTCCCATCTTCTCAGATCCGGGATATATTCTCGGATATGGGAAATCACGAACATTTCGAAGCGAGGCTGGTCGCCCGGCTGGCCGCCCTGCGCATGGAGCGCGGCTGGCCGCTGGAAGAGCTGGCGCAACGCGCGGGCATCAGCCGCGCCACGCTGTCGCGCCTGGAGCGGGGCGAAACCAGTCCCACGGCCGCGCTGCTGGGCAAGCTGTGCGCGGCCTACGGCTTGCCGATGTCGCGCCTGATCGCCGCCGTCGAGGAGGGCGGGGCGCAACTGGTCAGGGCGGCCGACCAGGCCACCTGGACCGATCCCGCCAGCGGGTTCACGCGGCGCATGGTGTCGCCGCCCTCGCAAGGCCTGCGCGCCGAACTGATCGAGGGGAGGCTGCCGGCCGGCGCCCTGATCGACTACGAGCAGCCGCCCCAGGCGGGCCTGGAACAGCACATCTGGATGCTCGACGGCCTGCTCGACTACACGCTCGACGGCGTCACGTACCGGCTGCAGCCGGGCGACTGCCTGCGCTTCCGCCTCCATGGCGCCACGCGTTTTTCCTGCCCCGGGCCGGACGGGGCCCACTACCTGATCGCCATCTGCGAACCATGACCACGATTGCTGAACTGTCGGGCGACGGCGTGCGCGCCGTCGCCGATGAACTGGCCGATGTGCTGCATGACTGCGTGGCGCATGGCGCCAGCGTCGGCTTCCTGCCGCCGTTCACGCTGGCCGATGCGCGCCGTTTCTGGCTCGATGTCGCCAGCCAGGTCGATGCCGGCGCGCGCACGCTGTTCGTGGCCCGCGACGGCGAAGGCGTGGTGCGCGGCACCGTGCAACTGGCGCTGGCCACGCCCGCGAACGGCGCCCACCGCGCCGAAGTGAACAAGATGCTGGTGCACACGCGCTGCCGCCGCCTGGGACTGGGCCGGCGCCTGCTGCAGGCGGCCGAGGCGCGCGCACGGGCGCTGGGCCGCACGCTGCTGGTGCTCGACACGTGGGTCGGCAGCGGTGCCCAGCACCTGTATGCCGGCCTGGGTTACCGTACGGCCGGCGACATTCCCCAGTTCGCCATCCTGTCCGGCACCACGCTCGGCGCCACCCGCGTCATGTACAAGCTGCTCGGCCCCGCCGTCGAATTGGCCAGCGCCGATCCCGCCTCGGCCGACGCGCTGGCGCTGATGCGTGAACTGTCCGGCGTCCTGCGCGGCATCACCGGCGACGACGGCACCGCATCGTTCGATCCCGCCGGCTGCACGGTGTTCGCGATCGCCCGCGACGGCGCGGGCACGGCGGTCGGCTGCGGCGCGCTGCGCCCGCTGGATGGCGAGTTCAGCGGGATCGCCGAGATCAAGCGGATGTATGCGCGGCCCGGCAGCGGCGCCGCGGTCGGCTCGGCCGTGCTGGCGTTCCTCGAGGCGCAGGCCGCCGCGCTGGGCTACCACGGCCTGTGGCTGGAAACCCGCAAGGTCAATACGCGCGCGGTGCGCTTCTATGAAGGACTGGGTTACCTGCGCATCCCGAACTTCGGCAGGTATGCCGGCAACGACGCCGCGGCCTGCTTCGGCAAGCGGCTGTAGCACGCCCGGCACGACCGCTTTCACCGGCGGGGCATCAAGTCCCGCCGCAGCGCTCCGCCCCAGGAACGCTTCTCCGACTTGCGGATCCACGCCATGGCACGCGGCGCGACCATCGTTCACGCCTCGCCGGCCCGCCCGTCATATCGATCCATCGGCAGCCGGGAGCCTCTCTCCAGCCCAGGTATCCCATGCGGAATTTCGCGCCACTTTCCTCAAACTACGCGGCACGAAGCCAGGAGCGTTCTAGTCTTCCGGCAACCATCGCCCGACCATCGAAGCGTAGATACGTGTAACCATTAACATAACTTCCCGCGAAAAGGAACAAGCTGTACCAAAACTACATCAGCTCCGCATTATATTTTTCTAAACTTGCAGTATTGACATACCATCGCTCTTCACCGGCACATGGCACGCGTCAGCCTGTCCTGCCCCTTGCCGGCCCGCTGTGCTCGCGTCGTCCGCAGCGCGAGAGTCTTCCCACCCCAAAGCACAACAATACAAGGAGTAGAGGAGCGAGATGAAAAATAGAAACGTTTCCAATGCCGTGTTGGCCTTCACGGCAATGTTGACAACCGCGCAGCACAGCGCGGCGCAGGAGGTGCCGCCCGAACCGGCCGGCGAAGGCGCAAAGATCAATGCCGTGGTGGTGAAGGGGATCCGGCGCAGCCTGATCAATTCGCTCGACACCAAGCGGGAAGGCAACGGCATTGTCGACGCCATTTCGGCGGAAGACATCGGCAAGTTCCCCGACCAGAACCTGGCCGAATCCCTGCAGCGCATCACCGGCGTGTCGATCGACCGTTCGGGCGGCGAGGGCAAGCAGGTCACCGTACGCGGCTTCGGCCCCGACTTCAATACCGTGCTGGTGAACGGTCGCCAGGTCGCCTCCGAGAATGAAAACCGCGCCTTTAATTTCGATACCGTCTCGGCCGACCTGGTCAACAGCATCAATGTCTTCAAGACGGGCACCGCGACCCAGCAGTCGGGCGGCATCGGCTCGACCATCAACATCACCACGGCCCGGCCTTTGAACCTGGGCGGCTTCAAGGTGGCCGGGTCGGTCAAGGCGCTGCACGACGATAACAGCGGCGAGACCACGCCGGAATACTCGCTGCTCGTCAGCGATACCTTCGCCAACGGCAAGTTCGGCGCGCTGCTGGCGGTCTCGCGCAAGAAGGCCAGGACGCGCCTGAACCAGGCGCAAACCGATGGCTGGCTGCAAAACGCCGGCATCCTGACCAGCGAACTCAATGACGGCGCCGGATTCGCGGGCAACGTGTTTTCACCCCGCAACTACGACACCAAGGTGACGTTCGAAGAGCGCACCCGCACCAATGCCAACCTGGTGCTGCAGTACCGGCCGTCGAGCAGCCTGACCCTGACCGCCGACGCGCTGTATTCCGACTTCGACATCAAGACCGATGCCACTTCCTACGGCCACTGGTTTACCGCGCCGAACGTGGAGCGCGCCCGCACCGACGCCAACGGTACCATCACGGACCTGTACCAGGAAACCGGCCTGGCGACGGACTTCCATGCCAAGAAATTCGACCGCCTGACCAACACCAGGTCGTTCGGCCTGCAAGCCGACTGGAAAATCTCGAACAAGCTCAATTTCGTCTTCGACGCCTGGAAATCCGATGCGACCCGCGAGCCCAACAACGGTGGCGGCGACCAGCTTTCGCTGATCGGCTACAAGAACCGCGCGCGCTTCCAGTCCGATTCCGCCACCTTGCCCTGGGTAAGCGAATTCGCCACCCCGGCGACCGGGCTGGTGTACGAAAACGATGCCCAGGGCCGGCCGATCACCCATTCCGTCGGCAATTACCTCGACCCGGCCAACGCCCGCGCGCACGTGATGCTGCGCCGTGGCTGGGCCGTCGACGACGAGGTGCGCCAGTACAAGGTCGATGGCGTCTGGAAGGAGGGCAGCGGCGAAGGGCTGGTCTCGGCCCGCTTCGGCCTCCAGCGCTCGCAGGAAACCAAGGCGCTGACCCGTTGGGACAACGAGGGCGTGGGGATTCACTGCACGTACTGCGGCTATGCCGATACCCCGGTCATTCCGGCCGGCACCCTCAGCGTGTTCAACGCGGGCAGCGACTTCCTGAAGGGCGTCAGCGGCAGCGGCCGCACGCCGACTTCCTGGCTGCGCCACGACGGCGAGAAGCAGTTCGCGTTCGTCGAGCAGCAGAGCGGCAAGAACTTCGACGCCGTGGTGCGCGACAACTCCTATGCGGTCGAGGAGAAAACCACCTCGGGCTACCTGGAACTGGCCTTCGCCGGCACGCTGGCCGACAGGCCCGTGCGGATGACCGCCGGCGCGCGGCTGGAACACACCGATATCAAGGTCTCGGGTACCCAGGGCAATATCGAGCGGCTGAACGTGCTCGATGCCACCGAGCTCAGCGCCGTGTATGGCGCCAAGTCGGCCATCAACGTCAGCAATTCGTACTACTCGGTGTTGCCCAACTTCAGCGCGAATGTCGAGCTGACGGACACGCTGATGGTGCGCGTGGCCGCCTACCGCTCGCTGACGCGGCCGCGCCTCGACGATCTGTCTCCCGCCACCAACATCGTCACGACGCGTCCCGGCACGCTGACCGCCTCCTCGGGCGATCCGGCATTGAAGCCCTTCGAGTCGAATAACCTCGACCTGTCGCTGGAGTGGTACTACAAGCCGGCCAGCTATGTCTCGGGCGGATTCTTCTGGAAAGACGTCAGCAATTTCATCGTTTCCAGCAACACGACGCGGCAATTCAACACCAGTACCGGCGTGCTGACCGACCCCAGCACAGGGACCGACAAGCTCAAGCCCGATCCGGCCGATGGCCCGGCCGTGTTCACCCTGACCCGGCCCAGCAATGGGCCATCCGCGGTGGTACACGGCTTCGAGCTGGCCGTGCAGCACACGTTCGACAACGGCCTGGGCTTCATCGTCAACGGCACCATCGTGCGCAGCGACTCCAACCTGAACCCGGGCGACGTCAACCAGAAGTTCGCGGTGACCGGCATCAGCGATTCGGCCAACGTCGTCGGCTTCTACGAACGGGGCCCGTACCAGCTGCGCCTGGCCTACAACTGGCGCGACAAGTTCCTGCAATCGCTGACCCAGCAAAACGGCGACGGCGTGACCCAGGTGGCGGCCTATGGCCAATGGGACCTGAGCGGCAGCTACGAAGTGTCGAAGAACCTGTCGGTGGTGTTCGAGGCAAGCAACCTGAACGAAGCGGTGGTCAAGAAGTATGGCCGCTACACCAACCAGTTCCTGCTGGCGGAAGATTCCGGCCGCCGTTTCGCGCTCGGCCTGATCGCCAAGTTCTGACGTGACGGGAGGGGCGCCGGAAAGTGGGTCAAATGCGGGCCAAAAACCGCGCCGGCGCCCCGCCGTTTCAACTGTCTCATGCCCAACATCGATAAGGCAGACATGAACCAGCACATCAAACACATCGTCATCGTCGGCGGCGGCGCGGCCGGCTGGATTACCGCGGGCCGCATCGCTGCCCGGCACGCCCGGGACAGCGGCATCACCGTCACCCTGGTCGAGTCGCCCACCATCGGCCCGATCGGCGTGGGCGAGGGCACCTGGCCCACCATGCGCAGCACGCTGATGAAAATGGGCATTTCGGAAACCGACTTCATGCGCGAATGCGAAGCGACCTTCAAGCAGGGGGCCAAGTTCGCACGCTGGGTCGACGGCACCGCCGACGATTTTTATTACCACCCGCTGATGCTGCCGCAAGGCTTCGGCCAGCTGGACCTGGTGCCTTACTGGCAGACCGCCTGCGCCGGCCGCTCGTTTTCCGACACCGTGTGCCTGCAGGAGCAGGTCTGCGAACACGGGCTGGCGCCGAAGATGATCACCACGCCGGAATACGCGTCGGTGGCCAACTACGCCTACCACCTGGACGCCGGCAAATTCGTCGGGTTCCTGACGCGCCATTGCACCACCAAACTGGGTGTGACGCATATCCAGGGCGACGTCACTGCCGTCAACAGCACGCCCAATGGCGATATCGCGGCCATCGTCACCGCGCAGCAGGGCGAAATCGCGGGCGACCTGTTCATCGACTGCACCGGCTTCAACTCGCTCCTGCTGGGCAAGCACCTGGGCGTGCCCTTCGTCGACCGGGGCGACGTCCTGTTCATCGACAAGGCCATCGCCGCCCAGGTGCCGTACGAGCGCGAGGATGCGCCGATCGCCTCGCACACCATCTCGACCGGCCAGGCCGCCGGCTGGATCTGGGATATCGGCCTGGTGACCCGGCGCGGCATCGGCTACGTGTATTCCAGCCGGCACACGAGCGACGAGCAGGCCGAAGCCGCGCTGCGCGCCTATATCGGGCCGGCGGGAAAATCGGTCGGCACGCGCAGTATCCCGATCCGCTCCGGCCATCGCCAGCTGTTCTGGAAAAACAACTGCGTCGCGGTGGGCCTGGCCGCCGGATTCCTGGAGCCGCTGGAAGCCTCGGCGCTGGTGCTGGTGGAACTGTCGGCCGACATGCTCGCCGAGCAGTTGCCCGCGACCCGCGACACCATGGACATCGTCGCCCGGCGCTTCAACGAGACCTTCCTGTACCGCTGGGACCGGATCATCGATTTCCTGAAGCTGCATTACATCCTCAGCAAGCGTACCGACAATGCGTTCTGGACCGATAACCGGGCGCCGGAAACCATTCCCGACAGCCTGAAGGACCTGATGCGGCTGTGGCGCCATCGCCCGCCCGGCAACTGCGACTTCACCAGCAATAACGAGGTGTTCCCGGCCGCCAGCTATCAGTATGTCCTGTACGGCATGGGCTTCAGGACGGACCCGGAATTCCTGCGGCCGTCGCCAGGCGAGCAGCGCGCGGCGCAGGAGCACCTGTCGCAGAACAGCGCGGCCGTCAGGAAGGCGCTGAAAATGCTGCCGGCCCATCGCGAGCTGATCGCCAAGATCCACGCCTACGGCCTTCCGGCGGTATAGGCCATCTTCCCCAGAACACAGGACACAGAACACAGGACACAGGCATGGCACATCTGATTTCACTGGACAACACGGCGCACCGGCAGGTCCGCGTCGACAGCCGCCGGGTGGAAGCGGCCGGCGCGGCGCTGAACATGGTGCCGGTGGTATTGACCGAGTTCCTGAAGCTCGTCGTCCAATACCCGATCGCCTTCACCAAGGACAAGGACACGGGACGCTTCGCCTGCGTCGCCCTGTTCGGCTTCCACGACAACGAGAACCTGTTCGTCGACGATGGACGGTGGGACGCCATCTACGTCCCGCTGCAAGTGTCGCGCCAGCCGTTCTTCCTCGGAAAAGCCGCCGACAAGCCAGGCGAGGGCGACCACTTCGTCGTGTGCATCGACACCGGGCACGCCAGCATCGGCGGCGACGGCGAGCGCATCTTCGACGCCGACGGGCGGGAAACGGCGTACCTGGAGGAAGCCAAGGGGCGGCTGGCCGAACTCCTCAACGGCGAGGCGCCGACACGGCAATTCATCGACACGCTGCTGCACTACAAGCTGCTGGTGCCGATGCAGCTGGAGATCACGTTCGGGAACCAGGAGTCGACCCAGGTGCAGGGCCTGTACACCATCGACGACGCCCGCCTGGAGCAGCTCGACGCGGAAGCGATCGCCAGCCTGCACGCGCATGGCTTCCTCGGCCCGGCCTATACCATGCTGGCGTCGCTCGGCCACGTCTACGCCATGATCGACCGGCGCAACAAGCGTCTCGAGCGCGCGGCGTAGCCATGGATGCGGCCATGAATGACGCGGTGTTCGCGCTGCATCCTTCCCCCGCGCACCAGGTGCTCCATGTCGGGGCCGACCGGGAGCCGGTGCTGATCGTCGACGGCCTGCTGCTCGATCCCGAGGCCATCGTGCGCTGGGCGGAAACGGGAACGGCGTTCCAGCGGCAGGACGGCGATTTCTATCCGGGCGTCCGCAAGCCCCTGGACATGGCGTATGCAAGCGCGGTGCATGCCCGGCTGCGCGAGCTCCTGCTGTCCACCTTCGGCGCCGGCGGCGATGCGGCGATCACGCCGCTGTCCTGCGTGCTGTCGCTGGCCACCACGCCGCCGGAAGCACTGCGGCCGATCCAGAGCGTGCCCCATTTCGACAGCGTCGAGCGCAACCGGATCGCCAGCGTGCATTACCTGTGCGATGAACGGTTCGGCGGCACCTCGTTCTACCGCCATCGCAGCACCGGTTTCGACAGCATCGACGGGCAGCGCCTCGCCGATTATGCGCCGCGCCTGAAACGGGAAGTGATGGAGGAAGCAAGGCGGCAGCCGGGACGCGGCTTGAGCTACATCCGCGGCGACACGGCGCTGTTCGAACGCACCGCAAGCGTCGAGGCGAAGTTCAACCGCGCCATCTTCTACCGCAGTAACCTGCTGCATTCCGGCGACATCGCGGTCGACGCCGGGCTGTCGTCCGACCCGCGCAGCGGGCGCCTGACCGCCAACACGCTGGCGGTGATCGGCGCTCCGCGCTGAGTTACGGGGCGAGGCTGGTCACTATTCCGGCTCGCCCGGCGCCAGGTGTTCAGCGGCGCAGCAGCACCAGCGCCTGCACCACTTCCAGCGAGCGCCACGCCATCGCGAAGCCGAGCGCCACGAACACGATGCCGGACACCACCGCATACTGGCCGCCCATCAGGGAGCCCAGCCACAGCGCGGCGGTGACCACGAAGATCGTCACCAGCAGCCGCGTGGCCCAGCCTTCATGGCCTTCGTGGCCGGTGGTAAGGTTGCGGTGGGCGTAGGCCACGAACACCTTGGCGCGGCGCCGGCCGACCACCACGATGTCCTGTCCCTCGGCGATCACGAGCGGGGTCGACGAGACGATCTTCACCAGCTGGCCATCGAGCCGGAATACCGCCGCGTGGATCACGCTGGTGCCCGTCTTCGGGTTGTACGACACGCTTTTGCCGCGCCGCAGTTCGGTCACGGTACCTTTCAGTTTGTCCATGCGCTTCCTTGCCGCGCGCACGCCGCGCGCACCATGCCGATGTCGGTAATGCCGGCCAACACCTTGTCGATCCCATCCATCTTCAGCGTGCGCATGCCGTCTTCCAGCGCCGCCGCGGCGAGCGGCGCGGGCGCGCCGCGCCGTGCCAGCAGCCGTGCGGTACGCTCGCCCACCGCCATCAGTTCGAACAGCCCGGCGCGGCCCCGGTAGCCGCCGCGGCATTCGGCGCAGCCCACCGCGCGGTACAGCGTGAAGCGCCCGCCGGCATCGGCATGGCGCTCGCGCCAGCGGGCCAGCACTTCCTCGCGCGCGAAGCCGGCATTGTTCGCGGCGACATAGGCGGCGACGCGGGCGTCGTTGTCGGCGGCGGCATCGTCGCCGGGCTGCAATTCGGCACAGTACTCCGTCAGCAGCAGGTCCAGCTCCGCCGCGCCGGGGTGATACGGCTGGCGGCACGCCGTGCACAGTTTCCTGGCCAGCCGCTGCGCCAGCACGCCGGCCAGCGCGGCGGCGGCGCCGAACGGATCGGCGGCCATGTCGAGCAGGCGCCGTGCTCCTTCCACCGCGTTCCGCGCCGGCAGCGCCGCCAGCACCAGCCGGCCCGACAGCGCCGCTTCGACCGCCAGGCCAGCCGCCGGAGCATCGCACGGTGCGTCGACCATGATCACATCGGCGTCGGCCTGCCGGAACGCTTCCAGGGCGGCGGCGACCGCCAGGCCGGACGCACGGCCGGCGTGTACCTGGCGCAGGCCGGGCTGCACCAGCGTCACCGGGTCCTCGGCGGTGCAGATCTTGCGCTCCGGGTGGTTCAGGCCAGCCAGCAGCGCATGCAGCGTCGTGCTCTTGCCAGAATCGGCGGGGGCGCACACCAGCAACAGGCCGCGCGCTTCGTCGAGCATTCCGCGCAGGCGGGACAGATCGTCCGGCGCCATGCCCAGCCGCGCCAGCGGCACCGCCGCGTTGGGCGCGGCGATGCGCAGCACCATGTCCACGCCGGCCGTCGACGGGAGCGTGGCCGCGTGCAGCACCATGTCCGGCAAGCCATGCGCGCCGCCGCGCAGCGTGCCGTAGCGCGGCTGCCCGTGGCGGAGATTGTCATCATGGGGCCGGCCATCATGGCGCTTGCCATCCCGGGGTTTGTTATCGGCCAGAGTGTCCGCCGCTGCGCCGCTCCAGTGGACGACGGCGTCGAGGTGCATTGCCAGCGCCGCGGCCTGGGCGGGCGGCAGGGTGGCATAGGGCGCCAGCGCGCCATCGCGGCGCAGGCGGATCGCGCTGCCGGCGCGGCCGGCAGCCTCCACGTGGATCGCGGCCGCGCCCAGCCGCTGCGCATCGGCCACGATCCGCGCCAGCAGCCGGGCCCCATCGTCGCCGGCGGGCGCGGGCACCACCGCGCGCGTGGCGACCGGCCGATCCGCTGCCGCCGGCGGGGTGGGGCGGGTAGATGGCGCGGCTGGTGGCGGCGGTGTCCTGCGTGACCCTTCCTTCTGCGCGCCTGCCAGCGCTTCCGCCAGCGCTGTGGCCAAATCCGTGGCGCCCGCCAGCGCGTGTTCCGGGAACGGCGCGCCGTCGCGCGTGTTGACCAGCTGGATCACACCCAGCAGCGCGCCCGACCCTGGGGCCAGCACGGGCACGGCCAGCACCTGCCGCGTGCGGTAGCCGGTGCGCTGGTCGACGCCGCGCGGGAAGCGCAATCCCGGCGCGATCCGCGCCAGTTCGGCATCGTCGTACGCATCGGCAATGTTGACGGCCCGGCGCGCCAGTGCCACGTGGCCCGCAATGCCGTGCGGCGCGATCGCCACCTTCACGTCGCGCCACGCGCCCGCCGCGCTCTTCGCCTTCGATACCAGGTAATCGCCTTCGGCATCGACCGCGTACAGCGTGAAGCGGTCGCAGGCGAACAGGCCGGCCACCGTACCGGCCGGATCGGCCATCACTTCATCCAGGCTGCCGGCATCGCGCAGCCGTGCCACCACCGCGGCCAGCGCCTGCAGGAACGGCATGTGCGTGTCGCCATCGGCCAGCGTGTTCATCCCAGATCGACTTCCAGGCCTTCGTATGCAAGGAAAACCTGCAGGCCGCCGGGCAGCGGCGCGTGGCGCGCCATCACCTCGGCGAACACGGCTTCGAGCTCGTCGTCGCTGCGGGTCGGTTCATGGTGCGTGCAATACAGGCGCCGGGCGCCGGTGCGCACGGCCATCGCCAGCGCGCCGTCGAAGGTGCCGTGGCCCCAGCCGACCTTCGACGGATATTCCTCGCGCGTGTACGA belongs to Pseudoduganella albidiflava and includes:
- a CDS encoding inorganic phosphate transporter: MQTLEISIYALGLLIALALVFDFMNGFHDAANAIATVVSTGVLKPQTAVAMAAFFNFVAIFVVGLHVATTIGKGTIDPHVVDHHVIFGALVGAIVWNVITWYYGIPSSSSHALIGGLVGAAVAKAGTGALIASGLIKTVVFIVVAPLLGFFLGTLIMLIVSWVFVKSTPRRIDTWFRRLQLASAAAYSLGHGGNDAQKTMGIIWMLLIASGHVAADATEPPTWVIVSCYGMISFGTLFGGWRIVKTMGQKITKLKPVGGFCAETGGAITLLMASFWGVPVSTTHTITGAIVGVGSAQRLSAVRWGVAGNIVWAWVFTIPASAFVAAIGWWIGTQIL
- a CDS encoding bile acid:sodium symporter family protein; its protein translation is MSSVLATLSRFKPDNFTLVLLVTVGVATLLPCTGQVAVVLGDFTTFIIGLLFFLHGAKLSRQAVIAGITHWRLHLLVLCSTFVLFPILGLAFKPIALRVLTPELYVGLLFLCMLPSTVQSSIALTAMGRGNVPAAVCSASASNFLGIFITPLLVSAFVVQGHAERSTGDAVLAIVLQLLVPFMAGQLLRPVIGHWIDRHKPMLRYVDQGSILLVIYTAFSAAVNEGLWHKLSPEVLVTLGVVCCVLLAIVLALTMYASRKLGFSREDEVTIVFCGSKKSLASGVPMAKVLFATSSVGMVILPIMLFHQIQLMVCSVLAQRFAERTAD
- a CDS encoding helix-turn-helix domain-containing protein, coding for MGNHEHFEARLVARLAALRMERGWPLEELAQRAGISRATLSRLERGETSPTAALLGKLCAAYGLPMSRLIAAVEEGGAQLVRAADQATWTDPASGFTRRMVSPPSQGLRAELIEGRLPAGALIDYEQPPQAGLEQHIWMLDGLLDYTLDGVTYRLQPGDCLRFRLHGATRFSCPGPDGAHYLIAICEP
- a CDS encoding GNAT family N-acetyltransferase produces the protein MTTIAELSGDGVRAVADELADVLHDCVAHGASVGFLPPFTLADARRFWLDVASQVDAGARTLFVARDGEGVVRGTVQLALATPANGAHRAEVNKMLVHTRCRRLGLGRRLLQAAEARARALGRTLLVLDTWVGSGAQHLYAGLGYRTAGDIPQFAILSGTTLGATRVMYKLLGPAVELASADPASADALALMRELSGVLRGITGDDGTASFDPAGCTVFAIARDGAGTAVGCGALRPLDGEFSGIAEIKRMYARPGSGAAVGSAVLAFLEAQAAALGYHGLWLETRKVNTRAVRFYEGLGYLRIPNFGRYAGNDAAACFGKRL
- a CDS encoding TonB-dependent receptor; amino-acid sequence: MKNRNVSNAVLAFTAMLTTAQHSAAQEVPPEPAGEGAKINAVVVKGIRRSLINSLDTKREGNGIVDAISAEDIGKFPDQNLAESLQRITGVSIDRSGGEGKQVTVRGFGPDFNTVLVNGRQVASENENRAFNFDTVSADLVNSINVFKTGTATQQSGGIGSTINITTARPLNLGGFKVAGSVKALHDDNSGETTPEYSLLVSDTFANGKFGALLAVSRKKARTRLNQAQTDGWLQNAGILTSELNDGAGFAGNVFSPRNYDTKVTFEERTRTNANLVLQYRPSSSLTLTADALYSDFDIKTDATSYGHWFTAPNVERARTDANGTITDLYQETGLATDFHAKKFDRLTNTRSFGLQADWKISNKLNFVFDAWKSDATREPNNGGGDQLSLIGYKNRARFQSDSATLPWVSEFATPATGLVYENDAQGRPITHSVGNYLDPANARAHVMLRRGWAVDDEVRQYKVDGVWKEGSGEGLVSARFGLQRSQETKALTRWDNEGVGIHCTYCGYADTPVIPAGTLSVFNAGSDFLKGVSGSGRTPTSWLRHDGEKQFAFVEQQSGKNFDAVVRDNSYAVEEKTTSGYLELAFAGTLADRPVRMTAGARLEHTDIKVSGTQGNIERLNVLDATELSAVYGAKSAINVSNSYYSVLPNFSANVELTDTLMVRVAAYRSLTRPRLDDLSPATNIVTTRPGTLTASSGDPALKPFESNNLDLSLEWYYKPASYVSGGFFWKDVSNFIVSSNTTRQFNTSTGVLTDPSTGTDKLKPDPADGPAVFTLTRPSNGPSAVVHGFELAVQHTFDNGLGFIVNGTIVRSDSNLNPGDVNQKFAVTGISDSANVVGFYERGPYQLRLAYNWRDKFLQSLTQQNGDGVTQVAAYGQWDLSGSYEVSKNLSVVFEASNLNEAVVKKYGRYTNQFLLAEDSGRRFALGLIAKF
- a CDS encoding tryptophan halogenase family protein — protein: MNQHIKHIVIVGGGAAGWITAGRIAARHARDSGITVTLVESPTIGPIGVGEGTWPTMRSTLMKMGISETDFMRECEATFKQGAKFARWVDGTADDFYYHPLMLPQGFGQLDLVPYWQTACAGRSFSDTVCLQEQVCEHGLAPKMITTPEYASVANYAYHLDAGKFVGFLTRHCTTKLGVTHIQGDVTAVNSTPNGDIAAIVTAQQGEIAGDLFIDCTGFNSLLLGKHLGVPFVDRGDVLFIDKAIAAQVPYEREDAPIASHTISTGQAAGWIWDIGLVTRRGIGYVYSSRHTSDEQAEAALRAYIGPAGKSVGTRSIPIRSGHRQLFWKNNCVAVGLAAGFLEPLEASALVLVELSADMLAEQLPATRDTMDIVARRFNETFLYRWDRIIDFLKLHYILSKRTDNAFWTDNRAPETIPDSLKDLMRLWRHRPPGNCDFTSNNEVFPAASYQYVLYGMGFRTDPEFLRPSPGEQRAAQEHLSQNSAAVRKALKMLPAHRELIAKIHAYGLPAV